The proteins below are encoded in one region of Equus caballus isolate H_3958 breed thoroughbred chromosome 16, TB-T2T, whole genome shotgun sequence:
- the HIGD1A gene encoding HIG1 domain family member 1A, mitochondrial isoform X1 has protein sequence MDRAHRRPTAVGAPEGRNVLPPHPQPSKDWPRSKAFISGPAQPALGTRRSRSLPPLPQSKRAEDTYSTLSQGPRSEDPEHPPRTLEAELSPLTRPQRESWLRGAARVRRPSQSGTRTELPHPPRTRTHTPGRRRPLRASRWLLIGWGRLWAGLAEAGRQRTKAGVRNRLEGARSCVLDSSLSMSTNTDVSLSSYDEDQGSKLIRKAKEAPFVPVGMAGFAAIVAYGLYKLKSRGNTKMSVHLIHMRVAAQGFVVGAMTLGMGYHMYQEFWAKPKP, from the exons ATGGACCGAGCGCACCGTCGCCCCACCGCCGTGGGCGCCCCTGAAGGCAGGAACGTGCTCCCACCTCACCCACAGCCATCCAAGGACTGGCCGCGGTCGAAGGCCTTCATCTCCGGCCCCGCCCAGCCCGCACTCGGGACACGGCGTTCGCGGAGCTTGCCGCCGCTGCCCCAGAGTAAGAGGGCGGAAGACACCTATAGCACGCTGAGCCAGGGGCCAAGGTCAGAGGACCCAGAGCATCCTCCGCGAACCCTGGAAGCCGAGCTCTCACCTCTGACGCGACCCCAACGCGAGAGTTGGTTACGCGGAGCGGCCCGCGTGCGTCGTCCCAGCCAATCCGGGACTCGCACCGAGCTGCCCCACCCACCGCGTACGCGCACGCACACACCCGGCCGGCGCCGACCCCTGCGTGCCAGCCGCTGGCTTCTGATTGGCTGGGGCCGGTTGTGGGCGGGACTGGCAGAAGCCGGCCGGCAGCGCACGAAGGCTGGGGTCAGAAACCGGTTGGAGGGTGCGCGATCGTGTGTTCTAG ATTCTTCACTCAGTATGTCGACCAACACAGATGTATCTCTTTCTTCATATGATGAAGATCAGGGATCTAAACTTATCCGAAAAGCTAAAGAGGCACCCTTTGTCCCCGTTG GAATGGCAGGGTTTGCAGCAATTGTTGCATATGGATTATATAAATTGAAGAGCAGGGGAAATACTAAAATGTCCGTTCACCTGATCCACATGCGCGTGGCAGCCCAAGGCTTTGTTGTGGGAGCAATGACTCTTG gtATGGGCTATCACATGTATCAGGAATTCTGGGCAAAACCGAAACCTTAG
- the HIGD1A gene encoding HIG1 domain family member 1A, mitochondrial isoform X2, translated as MSTNTDVSLSSYDEDQGSKLIRKAKEAPFVPVGMAGFAAIVAYGLYKLKSRGNTKMSVHLIHMRVAAQGFVVGAMTLGMGYHMYQEFWAKPKP; from the exons ATGTCGACCAACACAGATGTATCTCTTTCTTCATATGATGAAGATCAGGGATCTAAACTTATCCGAAAAGCTAAAGAGGCACCCTTTGTCCCCGTTG GAATGGCAGGGTTTGCAGCAATTGTTGCATATGGATTATATAAATTGAAGAGCAGGGGAAATACTAAAATGTCCGTTCACCTGATCCACATGCGCGTGGCAGCCCAAGGCTTTGTTGTGGGAGCAATGACTCTTG gtATGGGCTATCACATGTATCAGGAATTCTGGGCAAAACCGAAACCTTAG